A single window of Lutzomyia longipalpis isolate SR_M1_2022 chromosome 1, ASM2433408v1 DNA harbors:
- the LOC129797612 gene encoding pyruvate dehydrogenase E1 component subunit alpha type II, mitochondrial-like translates to MFSNCARNINPRCLLKILKFNSPAVPKASLSTEASFEFNEFKLHNLEQGPKTSTTVTKDDAIDYYSKMYTLRRLETLAGNLYKEKIIRGFCHLYSGQEACAVGMHAAMRPEDSIITAYRCHGWTHVMGVSVLGVLAELTGRESGCSRGKGGSMHMYATNFFGGNGIVGAQVPLGAGIALANKYLRGKGTCFALYGDGAANQGQVFEVYNMSKLWKVPVIYVCENNGYGMGTSAERASANINYYTRGDFVPGIWVDGMDVLAVREAARFAIEHCESGKGPIILETATYRYSGHSMSDPGTSYRSRDEIQEVRQTRDPITSFREKILNAELIDLDELKGIEAKIRNTVDEAGKKAKADKEISLDELTTDIYANPEHLQSVRNVTPLNALQHKRLGPAVNL, encoded by the exons ATGTTTTCAAATTGTGCCAGAAATATCAATCCACGATGCCTCCTCAAGATTCTG aaattcaaTAGTCCCGCCGTGCCCAAGGCTTCTCTGTCTACGGAGGCATCATTTGAGTTTAATGAATTCAAGCTGCATAACCTGGAACAAGGGCCAAAGACAAGCACCACCGTAACGAAGGATGATGCCATTGATTACTACTCTAAAATGTACACCCTTCGTCGTCTGGAGACCCTGGCTGGGAATCTCTACAAGGAGAAGATCATTCGTGGCTTCTGCCATCTCTACTCGGGTCAGGAGGCATGTGCTGTGGGCATGCATGCAGCTATGCGCCCTGAAGATTCCATAATCACAGCCTATCGCTGCCACGGATGGACTCATGTAATGGGAGTCTCAGTTCTGGGGGTGTTGGCAGAGCTTACGGGGCGCGAAAGTGGGTGCTCGAGGGGAAAAGGTGGTTCCATGCACATGTACGCCACAAATTTCTTCGGAGGAAATGGTATTGTGGGTGCTCAGGTGCCCTTAGGCGCAGGGATTGCCTTGGCGAACAAATACCTCCGTGGAAAGGGCACCTGCTTCGCCCTCTACGGCGATGGAGCTGCCAATCAGGGGCAAGTCTTTGAGGTGTACAACATGTCGAAGCTCTGGAAGGTCCCTGTAATCTACGTCTGTGAAAATAatg GCTATGGTATGGGGACAAGTGCGGAGAGAGCTTCAGCGAATATAAATTACTACACACGCGGGGACTTTGTTCCTGGAATCTGGGTCGATGGGATGGATGTGTTGGCCGTGAGGGAAGCTGCACGCTTTGCCATTGAGCACTGTGAATCGGGCAAGGGACCCATTATCCTCGAGACAGCCACGTACCGCTACTCCGGGCACTCTATGTCAGATCCCGGTACGAGCTATCGTTCGCGCGATGAAATTCAGGAGGTACGACAAACCCGTGATCCAATCACGTCGTTCAGGGAGAAGATTCTCAATGCGGAACTCATTGATTTGGATGAGTTGAAGGGGATTGAGGCAAAAATCCGCAATACTGTGGACGAGGCGGGGAAGAAGGCCAAGGCTGATAAGGAAATCTCACTGGATGAACTCACAACGGACATCTATGCGAATCCTGAGCATTTGCAATCTGTCCGTAATGTGACACCACTAAATGCTCTCCAACACAAACGCCTAGGTCCCGCAGTTAATTTATAA